From a single Solanum dulcamara chromosome 4, daSolDulc1.2, whole genome shotgun sequence genomic region:
- the LOC129887169 gene encoding uncharacterized protein LOC129887169 produces MFSSQMPEKAGNFGWVMRSNNPKVQWWFKLLTMGVFLGILIVWGIDGVSVGSFQRDFVLLKVNSSGKFSPTFKDINFTNISLRPHSVNTQQNLNQDFTRKNLAPKVEPQPVNVTENQGNSPDFSLEMVSNLSHKEQEWVEGSRPRVLRWISAELEANYSSNLLTKWLAPGGEPCRDSRTVDVKIPALDGRENIELSTGEIHEFVFHALDDSGKPHCLGGDYFETDIAGETWKSRPPIKDLGNGTYQFSLQVHPGFSGDYNLTIILLFRHHEGLKFSPARFAFDKVLRVIPIKFSKSSVDLPDISRCKKSDLVRDVWSGRWTRHAKNDTCPISRDGRYRCQEPNFPCQKPWCDGPLGSLESNGWVYSTHCSFKMFSSEEAWDCLKDRWIFWWGDSNHCDTVRNILNFILDVNDIKDVPRRVDLNVSNPRNPSQTVRFTNIFNGHHNQTGNYQGLNSLRDADYRELLKGYFSGHVVPDAIIMNSGLHDGVYWPNIRHFIEGADYAASFWAEVLNGVRQRGLRPPEVIYRTTITTGGYARQLAFNPSKMEAFNGVVLDKFRAYGLVDRVIDDFDMTYPWHYDNRCNDGVHYGRAPSKMKWRDGQIGHQYFVDVMLGHVLINALCAR; encoded by the coding sequence ATGTTTTCTTCTCAGATGCCTGAGAAAGCTGGAAATTTTGGGTGGGTTATGAGGTCTAATAACCCCAAGGTTCAATGGTGGTTTAAGCTATTGACAATGGGTGTTTTTCTTGGAATCTTGATTGTTTGGGGGATTGATGGTGTCAGCGTCGGTAGTTTTCAGAGAGATTTTGTTTTGTTGAAGGTGAATAGTTCAGGAAAGTTTAGTCCTACTTTTAAAGATATCAACTTTACCAATATTTCTCTCAGACCCCATTCTGTAAATACTCAACAGAATCTGAACCAAGATTTTACCCGAAAAAATCTTGCTCCTAAAGTCGAACCTCAACCAGTTAATGTGACTGAAAATCAAGGTAATTCCCCTGATTTCAGTCTTGAAATGGTGTCAAATTTGTCCCATAAGGAACAGGAATGGGTTGAGGGTTCAAGACCAAGAGTTCTTAGGTGGATTTCAGCTGAATTAGAGGCAAACTATTCGTCGAATCTTCTTACTAAGTGGTTGGCTCCTGGTGGCGAACCGTGTAGGGATTCAAGAACTGTGGATGTAAAAATCCCTGCTTTGGATGGTCGTGAGAACATTGAGTTGTCAACTGGGGAAATTCATGAGTTTGTTTTTCATGCATTGGATGATTCTGGGAAACCCCATTGTTTGGGTGGTGATTATTTTGAAACTGATATTGCTGGTGAAACATGGAAGTCTAGGCCTCCTATTAAAGATTTAGGCAATGGTACTTACCAGTTTTCCCTACAAGTCCACCCTGGTTTTTCTGGGGATTATAATCTCACAATCATCCTACTATTTCGACATCATGAAGGCTTGAAGTTCTCTCCTGCAAGATTTGCATTTGACAAGGTTCTGCGCGTGATCCCAATCAAATTCTCCAAGTCCTCCGTTGATTTACCTGACATATCTCGATGCAAGAAGTCAGATCTTGTTAGAGATGTTTGGTCTGGTCGATGGACTCGTCATGCCAAGAATGATACCTGCCCAATTAGCAGAGATGGGAGATACAGATGCCAAGAACCAAATTTTCCATGCCAAAAACCATGGTGTGATGGTCCACTGGGATCCTTGGAGAGCAATGGTTGGGTATATTCAACACATTGTTCATTCAAGATGTTCTCAAGTGAAGAAGCATGGGATTGTTTGAAGGATCGCTGGATTTTCTGGTGGGGCGATTCGAATCACTGTGACACAGTGAGAAACATCCTTAATTTCATTTTAGATGTGAATGATATAAAGGACGTCCCAAGAAGAGTTGATTTGAACGTCAGCAACCCGAGGAATCCGTCACAAACCGTTCGATTTACTAACATTTTCAATGGGCATCATAACCAGACAGGCAATTATCAAGGCTTGAATTCATTGAGAGATGCTGACTATAGAGAACTTCTGAAAGGGTACTTCTCTGGACATGTTGTTCCAGACGCTATAATCATGAATTCGGGCTTACATGATGGAGTGTATTGGCCTAATATTAGGCATTTCATTGAAGGTGCCGATTATGCTGCATCATTCTGGGCTGAGGTACTTAATGGGGTAAGGCAGAGAGGGTTGAGACCACCCGAAGTCATATATAGGACCACAATTACCACCGGTGGCTATGCTAGACAATTAGCATTCAATCCAAGTAAAATGGAGGCCTTCAATGGGGTAGTCTTGGATAAGTTTAGGGCATATGGTTTAGTTGATCGCGTCATTGATGATTTCGACATGACCTATCCATGGCACTACGACAACAGATGCAATGACGGGGTGCATTATGGCCGTGCTCCGTCCAAGATGAAGTGGAGGGATGGCCAGATTGGTCACCAATACTTTGTGGACGTTATGCTTGGTCACGTGCTAATCAATGCGTTATGTGCAAGATAG
- the LOC129884923 gene encoding uncharacterized protein LOC129884923: MSEKYANFGWVMRSNSPKIQWWFKLLTMGVFLGILIVWEIDSVNVGSFSRNFVMLKVNSSGKLSPTFKDFSFTNIIQYYKFWLTTYQKLNQDFPPQNQSNAPDFSLEMVRNLSHKEPASRPRVFRWISAELEANYSSYLLKKWLAPGGESCRGSITVDVKIPALDGRKNVELSTGDIHQFVFHVVDDSGKPHCLGGDYFETDIAGETWKSRPPIKDLGNGTYQFSLQVHPDFSGDYNLTIILLFRHYEGLRFWPERFAFDKVLRVIPIKFSKSSIELPEISQCKKLDLVRNVWSGRWTLHAKNDSCLISDDGRYRCQEPNFPCQKPWCDGPLGSLESNGWVYSAHCSFKMFSSEEAWNCLKDRWIFWWGDSNHCDTVRNILNFILDVNDIKEVPRRIDLNISNPRNPSQRVRFTNIFNGHPNETGNNQGLNSLADADYRELLKGYFSRHVVPDTIIMNSGLHDGLHWSNIRHFIEVADYAASFWVEVLNGVRQRGLRPPRVIYRTTIATGGYARILGFNPNKMEAFNGVVLDKFRAYGLVDHVIDDFDMTYPWHYDNRCNDGMHYGRVPAKRKWIDGQIGHQYFVDVMLGHVLLNALCAR, encoded by the coding sequence ATGTCTGAGAAATATGCAAATTTTGGGTGGGTTATGAGGTCAAATAGCCCCAAGATTCAATGGTGGTTTAAACTATTGACAATGGGTGTTTTTCTTGGAATCTTGATTGTGTGGGAGATTGATAGTGTCAACGTGGGTAGTTTTTCTAGAAATTTTGTTATGTTAAAGGTGAATAGTTCAGGAAAGTTAAGTCCTACCTTTAAAGATTTCAGCTTTACCAATATTATCCAATATTACAAGTTTTGGTTAACTACTTACCAAAAACTGAACCAAGATTTCCCCCCCCAAAATCAAAGTAATGCCCCTGATTTCAGTCTTGAAATGGTGAGAAATTTGTCCCATAAGGAACCAGCTTCAAGACCAAGAGTTTTTAGGTGGATTTCAGCTGAATTAGAGGCAAACTATTCATCATATCTTCTTAAAAAGTGGTTGGCTCCGGGTGGTGAATCGTGTAGGGGATCAATAACTGTGGATGTAAAAATCCCTGCTTTGGATGGTCGTAAGAACGTTGAGTTGTCAACTGGGGATATTCATCAGTTTGTTTTCCATGTAGTGGATGATTCTGGGAAGCCCCATTGTTTAGGTGGTGATTATTTTGAAACTGATATTGCTGGTGAAACATGGAAGTCTAGGCCTCCTATTAAAGATTTAGGCAATGGTACTTACCAGTTTTCCCTACAAGTCCACCCTGATTTTTCAGGGGATTATAATCTCACAATCATCCTACTATTTCGGCATTATGAAGGCTTGAGGTTTTGGCCTGAAAGATTTGCATTTGACAAGGTTTTACGCGTGATCCCAATCAAATTCTCCAAGTCCTCCATTGAATTACCTGAAATATCTCAATGCAAGAAGTTAGATCTTGTTAGAAATGTATGGTCTGGTCGATGGACTCTTCATGCCAAGAATGATAGCTGCCTAATTAGCGATGATGGCCGATACAGATGCCAAGAGCCAAATTTTCCATGCCAAAAACCATGGTGTGATGGTCCACTAGGGTCCTTGGAGAGTAATGGTTGGGTATATTCAGCACATTGTTCATTTAAGATGTTCTCAAGTGAAGAAGCATGGAATTGTTTGAAAGATCGCTGGATTTTCTGGTGGGGTGATTCGAATCATTGTGACACAGTGAGAAACATTCTTAATTTCATTTTAGATGTGAATGATATAAAGGAGGTTCCAAGAAGAATTGATTTGAACATCAGCAACCCGAGGAATCCATCACAGAGAGTTCGATTTACTAATATTTTCAATGGGCATCCTAATGAGACAGGTAATAATCAAGGGTTGAATTCGTTGGCGGATGCAGACTACAGAGAACTTTTGAAAGGGTACTTCTCTAGACATGTTGTTCCAGACACTATAATCATGAATTCAGGCTTACATGATGGACTGCATTGGTCTAATATTAGGCATTTCATTGAAGTTGCCGACTATGCTGCATCATTCTGGGTTGAGGTACTTAATGGGGTAAGGCAGAGAGGGTTGAGACCTCCCCGAGTCATATATAGAACCACAATAGCCACTGGTGGATATGCTAGAATATTAGGATTCAATCCAAATAAAATGGAGGCCTTCAATGGGGTAGTCTTGGATAAGTTTAGGGCATATGGTTTAGTTGATCATGTCATTGATGATTTCGACATGACTTATCCATGGCATTATGACAATCGATGCAATGATGGGATGCATTATGGTCGTGTTCCTGCCAAACGAAAGTGGATAGATGGTCAAATTGGGCACCAATACTTCGTGGACGTTATGCTTGGTCACGTGCTGCTCAATGCGTTATGTGCAAGATAG